The genomic interval GTCTTGTCTGTGAGCCTGACAGTCTCGGTCGAGACTTCGGTGATCTCACGCATTTGGCTTTCCGCGCCGGCGATTTTGACAGTGTAGGGAATAATCTGCCAGTCGATCACTTGATAGCCGATCGGCGGCTCGCCTTCGAATCTGGGAACTACGGGCACTTCCCTTTCAACCACACGCTCGACGGTTACGGTGATTGCCGGCGGCTCAATCTCCTTCATCCTGACGTTCGCGGGCAAACGGTTGATCTCGACCTTGAGCGGTATCACTCTGACACCGGGCTCAACTCCGGACATATCGGCAGTCACCGCCAACTGTCCAGCTCGAAGCGTATCAACCACATCGCGCGACCCTTCAATATAGACCCGTGCCACAAGCGGCGGATACTTCGAGGGCGTCAGGTTGGGAGAGAGATTGGAAAACTCGATCGGCACGCCGTTTAATGCGACCTGACTGACCGGCCGCGACGCCACCGAAAGCCACAACACACCGGTGATCAACAGCGCCAGTACCTTTAGGCTGGTGTTCTCGAGCACGTAGTCCCTGCCGTACTCTTTCAGCGCTTTCAAATAGTCATTCATCCAGTGCATCGCCATGCTCTTACTTGATATAGGTCTCGCTGACTTGCTCTCGTGAGGTATCGGCCGGCAATTCAGCCTTGCGGCGCGCGCGGCGGGCAGGACGAACGGCTTCAACAAGCCGCCGCTGGGGTTCCAGCGCGTTGCGAATCAAATCGCGAAGTGAAGTGCTGTTGAGGTAGCGAGTGATCTCGCCGTTCTGAACGAATGAGATGACGCCGGTCTCCTCGCTCACCACTATGGCGGCCGCGTCGGTGTCTTCAGTGACGCCTATGGCTGCTCGATGGCGCGTGCCCAGCTCCTTAGACAACCTGGGATTGAGCGTGAGCGGAAGAAAGCAGCTAGCAGCTTCGACTCGGTAGTTGCGAATGATGACTGCGCCGTCGTGCAGCGGAGTGTGCTCATCGAAGATCGTCACCAGCAGGTCGTACGAAAGCACAGCCGCAAGCGCCACGCCGGTGTCAATATAGTTCTGCAGCCCAACGTTTCGCTCGAGCACGATCAGGGCGCCTACTTTTCTAGACGAGAGCGTCATCGCGGCAAGCACTATGTCATCGTAGGCTTCGTGGCTCGCCTTTGAGTGCCCGAACCGGAACGGGCCCAGGTTCGATCCTACTCGCATCAACGCCGAACGTATCTCAGGTGCGAAGATCACCAATATCGCAAATCCGAAGTACAGCAACGTATTCCGCATGACGAATTGGAGCGTTTCGAGCCCCAGTAGTACAGAAAGCTGGTAAAGCAGACCTACTCCGAGTAGACCGACAGCCATTTGCACGGCCCGGGTGCCGCGCACAAGTTTGAGCAGTCCGTAGATGATCGCCCAGACAATGACGAAGTCAATCAGATCGGTGATTCGAAGTTGCTCTAGAAATCTGAGTAGCTCTTCGGAACGGCTCATATCAATACCGCTGCTCTTACGCCTGCAGACAAGGAACCGGATTAGCCGGGGATCTTCGAGGGGCTTCCACTCGCATCTCGCACCGGCCTGTTCGGAGTCTCTACGGTGGCACTTATCTGAACCCGAGTGGGCGCTACGCGAAATGGCGGAGGAGCGCATTCACACAACGCCGGTTTGTCCCATCGTCTATTACGACAGCTTGCTGCGGATGATCCGAAGATCGCCATCCGTGAACTCGCGGCAACCCTGCGCCACATCTTGCGTGTGGATTCCACCGGCTTCTCAACCAGCGCCCGACGATAGACTCTGTTCGTATGGTATCCGTCGCGCTCCGCAGAATCAAGCGTCTCATACTTTTGGCATCCAGGTTGCTCGGTGATTGGGTGCCTGTATCCCAGGCATTCACATTTGGGTGATCAACAATGACGGTAAGGCTAGTCAAACGAGAACAGGTCGATCGTGAGAGCGAGAAGCAAGCACAGCCGCCTTCGGCGACTCAATTGTTCCTGACAACACAGGGCTGGGTTGAAGAGTTCAAGTCGCGCAAAGCTACAACCAAACACTCTCTCTTGAGCCTGCTTAGACGCGACTGAATGAGAGGGCGAGTTTATTCGGCGCCCGTATTGGCGACGGCCCCGGGCTCGTCGAACGGCCACTCGCGCCGCCGCCTCGACCTCACCAGATAGATCGCGGAACCAATCATCACCAGCATAAGCGCAAGCCAGATCGGCTGCATCGACTTCGGCCGCATCACCAGTACATAAACAAACCCGAGGAAGGCAAGCACTGACGGGATCGGATACAGCCACATTCGAAATGGGCGCGGCATATCGGGCCGCCTTACGCGGAGTACGATCACGCCGACTATCTGGGCGAGAAACTGAACCATGATCCTTATCACCACCAGCGCGGTGATCACGTCTTTGAGCTTAAGCAGACAAGCCGCCGCCGCAACTCCTCCCATCACAAGAAGCGAGACGTATGGAAACCTGTGCTTCGGATGAACTCGCGCGAACGACTTGAAGTAATTGCCGTCCACTGCCGCAGCGTAGGGTACGCGCGAATACCCAAGCATGAGCGAGAAGACCGATGCGAACGCCGTCCACATGATCAGCAGGCTCGCCAGCACACCGGCCCAGTGGCCGTACAATAGCTCCATCAGCGTGGAAATGATGTGGCTGCGCACGGCTTCGTTCTCGGGCTTGGCTGTTTCGTTCAGCTCCTGCCACGGGATCACGCCCAGGATGCTGATGTTCATCACGATATAGATCGCCGCCACCGCGACTATCGAGTAGATGATCGCGCGAGGAATCACGCGGCCCGGGTCTTTCACCTCGCCGCCAAAGAAGCAGACGTTGTAGTAGCCCCAGTAGTCGTAAACCGCCACCAGCATTGCCGCGCCCAGACCTTGGAAGAAAGCGAGGGACGGAGTGAAAGCGTTCGGCGGATAGTCGAAGGCGCGCGCTTTGTCGAAGTTCGAGACGCCCGCAACGATCACCCACAACACTGTCACCAGCACGCCTACCCACAAGAACCCTGCGAGACGGCCGATGATCGTGATCTTGCGATAAAGCAGAAACACCGCTACTGCGACGGTGCCCATCGCCACCAACGTTCCGGCGGTCATTGCCACGCTCAGGTCAAGCGCGCCGATCACTGGAATCTGGATTTGGGCGGTCTTCGCGAAGAAGGTCTTGTTCAGGCCCGGCCAGATGAATGCGGCGTATTGCGATAAGCCTATGCAGCCTGAAGCGATCGAAAGCGGCGCGCTGAATGTGAGTTGCCAGATGAACAAAAACGAGATCATCCGGCCAAGCTTGGCAGGGTTGTAGATCTCTTTCAGATAGCGATACGATCCGCCCGAGCGTGGCATCGCGGCTCCAAGCTCCGCCCAAACCAAGCCGTCGCACATGACCAGCAGCGCGCCGAATATCCACCCGAGCATCGCTTGAGGTCCACCCATCGCCGCGACGATCAGCGGTATGGTAATGAACGGACCGACGCCGATCATGTCGATCATGTTCAGCCTGGTAGCGCTTGCAAGGCCGACGCCGCGAATCAATTGAGGATCACCGTCCGCGGCTTGAACAGCTTCGGAACTCACTTCAGAGATTTTTTGATTTGGTTCTTGCGGGTTGGTGCTGGTGGCCATTTCGAGTCCGTTCGACTGCGATCGCTCTGCCATCGGCCTGAGGCCCCAGCCGAAAGCGATCTAAACGCCGCGTTCGCTGTACTCGCAAGAGATGGCGTAGAGAGTGTAAACCAAAACGGGATGAGCGAAAAATCGATTTACTGTCTGTTCTACTGGCTTACCCTCCGTTGCCCTGAGCCTGGTTGCCCTGACCCTGGTTGCCCTGACCCTACTTGAAAGTTCCTCGGGATGTAGATGAAGACCCAGTCTTCGTACTTGTCGAGTCCGAAGTATGAGGTCGTCGCCTTGCCTTTCTTTTTCGACGCGACACCTACAATTGGAACGCTGTTGTGGCCCGGACCGCCAGATTCAAAAAAGCGAGCGAACGGATCGTTGGTCGCCTCGTCGTCATCGTCATCATCGTCGTCGTCAGGTTTCTGGTCAGGCGGCTTGACTTGAGGGTTACCGGGGTTTGCTGGATTGGGAGGAGTCGGCTGCCCTGGCGCGGCGGCGCCCGGCGATTGAATTGGCGTCGATGGTTCTGATTTCTCGAAGGCGCTTCGCTGGAGCGGCGGACCGGCAATAAGAAAGTAATCCTGACTGATCTTGACTGTTCCCGTTGCTGCTAACCAGGCCTGCAGGAATCTCATGACCCTCGGGTCGCGCGCGCGTATGGGCTCCCAATCGGAGCTAAACATCGGGTCTATCATCGCCGATGGTCTCACGAATTTTATTTCTTTGACCCCCAGCGTAACCCCTTCGCGCAGTTTAGCCAGCTCTGTGAGCGGGCCGTATGGAGTTGTCAGAAGAAGCTGAACCTGAAGCGGCTGAAGCGTGCCGCGGCCGTAGTAGCGAGCGACTCCTTCCGCCATCTGCGTGCCCCGGTAGATCATCTCGGCTTCTTTGTCGCGCTGGACCTGCATCTGAACATTAGGAACTACAGACGAAACAAGCACGATGCTCATCACGCCGAGCGCTAACAGCAACCCGAGCAACGCCCAGCCTTGCTCGTTTGAGCTTGCCCGATCGCGATTATCCACCAAACTTGGAACTTCGAAAAGCATCATCTCACCTTGTCTTGGAGAGGCACGCGCCGCTTGATGCCGTACTGTGTGTGGGTGACATCGACGCTGTCGGCTGATATTGCATCGATCTTCCATACTCCGGTTATCGTGTCGCCAACTTTCGCTCGAGTAACCTCTCGCGTTGTGCTGACTTCAAACACTGCGTAGTTATACTGCGGCTGATTGAGGGTGCCCAATCTTCCCTTGTAAATA from Acidobacteriota bacterium carries:
- a CDS encoding CdaR family protein is translated as MHWMNDYLKALKEYGRDYVLENTSLKVLALLITGVLWLSVASRPVSQVALNGVPIEFSNLSPNLTPSKYPPLVARVYIEGSRDVVDTLRAGQLAVTADMSGVEPGVRVIPLKVEINRLPANVRMKEIEPPAITVTVERVVEREVPVVPRFEGEPPIGYQVIDWQIIPYTVKIAGAESQMREITEVSTETVRLTDKTATFSAPVAIDIGSPNLSISEDSGRKVMLTVNIGEVQKERVIDDVPVALLGSPGRARAIPRLVKVTVYGARSAVDDMTASDVSVSVEYRGAPGMVIPKVTLSPGFENRVVVRSVTPQTVRVR
- the cdaA gene encoding diadenylate cyclase CdaA, which gives rise to MSRSEELLRFLEQLRITDLIDFVIVWAIIYGLLKLVRGTRAVQMAVGLLGVGLLYQLSVLLGLETLQFVMRNTLLYFGFAILVIFAPEIRSALMRVGSNLGPFRFGHSKASHEAYDDIVLAAMTLSSRKVGALIVLERNVGLQNYIDTGVALAAVLSYDLLVTIFDEHTPLHDGAVIIRNYRVEAASCFLPLTLNPRLSKELGTRHRAAIGVTEDTDAAAIVVSEETGVISFVQNGEITRYLNSTSLRDLIRNALEPQRRLVEAVRPARRARRKAELPADTSREQVSETYIK
- a CDS encoding APC family permease gives rise to the protein MAERSQSNGLEMATSTNPQEPNQKISEVSSEAVQAADGDPQLIRGVGLASATRLNMIDMIGVGPFITIPLIVAAMGGPQAMLGWIFGALLVMCDGLVWAELGAAMPRSGGSYRYLKEIYNPAKLGRMISFLFIWQLTFSAPLSIASGCIGLSQYAAFIWPGLNKTFFAKTAQIQIPVIGALDLSVAMTAGTLVAMGTVAVAVFLLYRKITIIGRLAGFLWVGVLVTVLWVIVAGVSNFDKARAFDYPPNAFTPSLAFFQGLGAAMLVAVYDYWGYYNVCFFGGEVKDPGRVIPRAIIYSIVAVAAIYIVMNISILGVIPWQELNETAKPENEAVRSHIISTLMELLYGHWAGVLASLLIMWTAFASVFSLMLGYSRVPYAAAVDGNYFKSFARVHPKHRFPYVSLLVMGGVAAAACLLKLKDVITALVVIRIMVQFLAQIVGVIVLRVRRPDMPRPFRMWLYPIPSVLAFLGFVYVLVMRPKSMQPIWLALMLVMIGSAIYLVRSRRRREWPFDEPGAVANTGAE